From a single Candidatus Tanganyikabacteria bacterium genomic region:
- a CDS encoding enoyl-CoA hydratase/isomerase family protein yields the protein MAFDTILYAVEDGVATVTLNRPDRRNAFNDQMKQELLAALKDAEKDPAVRAVCLTGAGKGFCAGQDLEGRVDGADLPIGEMLRKLYHPFIVKIRTMQKPVVAAVNGAAAGMGMSLALACDYRVMADDGYMLCAFVKIGLVPDCGATYFLPRYVGMGRAFEIAAKGEKLDAARCLEWGLTNEVVAAADLAGAAQAVARTFAEGPTAAHGLLKRAFNHSVGLHFEEHLEFESYAQQVAARTADFAEGVKAFSEKRQPAFAGR from the coding sequence ATGGCATTCGATACGATCCTGTACGCCGTCGAAGACGGCGTCGCCACCGTCACGCTAAACCGGCCCGATCGCCGCAACGCCTTCAACGACCAGATGAAGCAGGAGTTGCTCGCGGCGCTCAAGGATGCCGAGAAGGATCCCGCCGTGCGGGCCGTGTGCCTCACCGGGGCCGGCAAGGGCTTCTGCGCCGGCCAGGACCTCGAGGGTCGCGTGGACGGGGCCGACCTGCCCATCGGCGAGATGCTCCGCAAGCTGTACCACCCCTTCATCGTGAAGATCCGTACGATGCAGAAGCCCGTCGTGGCGGCGGTAAACGGCGCGGCGGCCGGCATGGGCATGAGCCTCGCGCTGGCCTGCGATTACCGGGTCATGGCCGACGACGGCTACATGCTGTGCGCCTTCGTGAAGATCGGCCTGGTGCCGGACTGCGGCGCCACATACTTCTTGCCGCGATACGTGGGCATGGGCCGCGCGTTCGAGATCGCCGCCAAGGGCGAGAAACTCGATGCGGCCAGGTGCCTCGAGTGGGGTCTGACCAACGAGGTCGTCGCCGCCGCCGACCTGGCCGGCGCCGCGCAGGCCGTGGCCAGGACCTTCGCCGAAGGCCCGACGGCGGCCCACGGGCTCCTCAAGCGGGCTTTCAACCATTCGGTCGGCTTGCACTTCGAAGAACACCTCGAGTTCGAGTCCTACGCCCAGCAGGTAGCGGCTCGCACCGCCGATTTCGCGGAGGGAGTCAAGGCGTTTTCCGAGAAGCGGCAACCCGCCTTCGCCGGCCGGTGA